One Pseudomonas abieticivorans genomic region harbors:
- a CDS encoding GMC oxidoreductase, protein MSQHPVDFVIVGTGGGGGTLSWMLAKAGYRVVVLEQGADWSLPKQEADQPFDPALHDEYRFQQQKPDGKRQPRGDYNTFRATDQLVARPLSSNMIGGWSATTLGGGSNLWGGWAVRALPIDFRLGSHYAKTGQLGQLKQWGYDVADWPVSYDEMEPYFNVTEAMLAVNGDRKVMNHALVGSPWYKAFKTLNPDVAGYGHWESTFPYPAPPYPQKPVGQFFFDGAEAAGVTCMPIPTALVNPASGGYYTRAELTKAVGTIPQGPGSDFWHQKPDTLWSDRVRAACNMCGFCEDFICWGNNSPKSGVFSTTLVEMRDLPEHADVRTNAKAYEVLYDPRLRRANGVRYLDISNPDQPVRHEVRAKYVVLSCGAVQSARLLLMSGPPEGLGNRYGNIGRNVMFHLFNMSSSVQLPAQYQGLLHPELGNIGSTTSYDNYFIPGDTPDSWWKMGIMTAAEKKNPLHGAVNALQGGAIGLDLLGQMDDYTRQLDLRTTGDDHPMPRNRVTLDPSYVDEYGFPVARITRSYGEHEQLVFRLMKARFREIFAVYEKIGINFSLSDPQLLTLFGDHQMGTCRMGDDPRTSVLDRHCRMHEVPNVFVVDTSCFPTSLGVNPMATTMANAMRVGSYLIDALRRGNELN, encoded by the coding sequence ATGAGCCAACACCCCGTGGACTTTGTCATCGTCGGCACCGGCGGTGGCGGCGGCACCCTGAGCTGGATGCTGGCCAAGGCCGGTTACCGCGTGGTGGTGCTGGAACAAGGCGCCGACTGGTCGCTGCCCAAGCAGGAGGCCGACCAGCCCTTCGACCCGGCCCTTCACGACGAGTACCGCTTCCAGCAACAAAAGCCCGACGGCAAGCGCCAGCCACGGGGCGACTACAACACCTTCCGCGCCACCGACCAACTGGTCGCCCGCCCCTTGAGTTCCAACATGATCGGCGGCTGGAGCGCCACCACCCTGGGCGGTGGCTCCAACCTGTGGGGCGGCTGGGCGGTGCGCGCCCTGCCGATCGACTTTCGGCTGGGCAGCCACTACGCCAAAACCGGCCAGTTGGGCCAACTCAAACAGTGGGGTTACGACGTGGCCGACTGGCCCGTGTCCTATGACGAAATGGAGCCCTACTTCAACGTCACCGAGGCCATGCTGGCGGTCAATGGCGACCGCAAGGTGATGAACCACGCCTTGGTCGGCAGCCCTTGGTACAAGGCCTTCAAAACCCTTAACCCGGACGTTGCCGGCTACGGCCATTGGGAGTCCACCTTCCCCTACCCCGCGCCACCGTATCCGCAAAAACCGGTGGGCCAGTTCTTCTTCGACGGCGCCGAGGCTGCCGGCGTGACCTGCATGCCCATCCCCACCGCCCTGGTCAACCCAGCCAGCGGCGGCTATTACACCCGCGCGGAACTGACCAAGGCCGTGGGCACCATCCCCCAGGGGCCGGGCAGCGACTTTTGGCACCAGAAGCCTGACACCCTGTGGTCGGACCGCGTGCGCGCGGCGTGCAACATGTGCGGTTTTTGCGAAGACTTCATCTGCTGGGGCAACAATTCGCCCAAGAGCGGCGTGTTCTCCACCACCCTGGTGGAGATGCGCGACCTGCCCGAACACGCTGACGTGCGCACCAACGCCAAGGCCTATGAAGTACTGTACGACCCGCGCCTGCGCCGCGCCAATGGCGTGCGCTACCTGGACATCAGCAACCCCGACCAACCGGTGCGCCACGAAGTACGCGCCAAGTACGTGGTGCTGTCGTGCGGCGCGGTGCAATCGGCGCGTTTGCTGCTGATGTCCGGCCCGCCCGAGGGCCTGGGCAACCGCTACGGCAACATTGGCCGCAATGTGATGTTCCACCTGTTCAACATGAGCTCCAGCGTGCAACTGCCGGCGCAGTACCAAGGGCTGCTGCACCCGGAACTGGGCAACATCGGTTCCACCACCAGCTACGACAACTACTTCATCCCAGGCGATACCCCCGACAGTTGGTGGAAGATGGGCATCATGACCGCCGCAGAAAAAAAGAACCCGCTGCACGGTGCGGTCAACGCCCTGCAAGGCGGCGCCATCGGCCTGGACCTGCTGGGGCAGATGGACGACTACACCCGCCAACTGGACCTGCGCACCACCGGCGACGACCACCCCATGCCGCGCAACCGCGTGACCTTGGACCCAAGCTATGTCGACGAGTACGGCTTTCCGGTGGCCCGCATCACGCGCAGTTACGGGGAGCACGAGCAACTGGTGTTCCGGCTGATGAAGGCGCGCTTTCGCGAGATCTTCGCGGTGTACGAAAAAATCGGCATCAACTTCAGCCTGTCCGACCCGCAATTGCTGACCCTGTTCGGTGACCACCAGATGGGCACCTGCCGCATGGGCGACGACCCGCGCACCTCGGTGCTGGACCGCCATTGCCGTATGCACGAAGTGCCCAACGTGTTCGTGGTCGACACCAGTTGCTTCCCCACATCACTGGGCGTGAACCCCATGGCCACCACCATGGCCAACGCCATGCGCGTGGGCAGTTACCTGATCGACGCACTGCGCCGCGGCAACGAACTCAATTGA
- the xth gene encoding exodeoxyribonuclease III: MKTLKIATFNINGLRARLPNVLQWLAREGPDIVCLQELKAQHNAFPASEFEAAGYGSLHQGQAAWNGVAILARDAEPLLIRKGLPGDEHDTQARYLEAAVHGVVVGCLYLPNGNPQPGPKFDYKLAWFERLISHAQGLQASEHPVVLAGDFNVVPTDLDIYNPRSWLKDALLQPQSRECYQRLLDQGWIDSIRHLYPEERVYTFWDYFRQHWQKNSGLRIDHLLLNPVLAHSLKAAGVDAWVRNEEHASDHAPTWVALKRPRAATR, from the coding sequence ATGAAGACGCTGAAAATCGCCACCTTCAACATCAATGGCCTGCGTGCGCGGCTGCCCAATGTGTTGCAGTGGTTGGCACGCGAAGGCCCCGATATTGTCTGCCTGCAAGAACTGAAGGCGCAGCACAACGCCTTCCCGGCCAGTGAGTTTGAAGCGGCCGGATACGGCTCGCTGCACCAGGGCCAGGCGGCCTGGAACGGGGTGGCGATACTGGCCCGCGATGCCGAGCCGTTACTGATTCGCAAAGGCCTGCCCGGCGACGAACACGACACCCAGGCCCGCTACCTGGAGGCCGCGGTGCATGGCGTGGTGGTGGGCTGCCTGTATTTGCCCAATGGCAACCCGCAACCGGGGCCCAAGTTCGATTACAAGCTGGCCTGGTTCGAACGCCTGATCAGCCACGCGCAGGGCCTGCAGGCCAGCGAGCATCCGGTGGTGCTGGCCGGTGACTTCAACGTGGTGCCCACGGACCTGGACATCTACAACCCACGCTCCTGGCTTAAAGACGCCTTGCTGCAACCGCAAAGCCGCGAGTGTTACCAACGCTTGCTGGACCAAGGCTGGATCGACTCGATCCGCCACCTGTACCCCGAAGAGCGGGTGTACACCTTCTGGGATTATTTCCGCCAGCATTGGCAGAAAAATTCAGGGCTGCGCATCGATCACTTGCTGCTCAACCCGGTGCTGGCGCACAGCTTGAAGGCTGCCGGGGTGGATGCCTGGGTGCGCAACGAAGAACACGCCAGCGACCATGCGCCGACGTGGGTAGCGCTCAAACGGCCTAGAGCTGCGACTCGATAG
- a CDS encoding molybdate ABC transporter permease subunit, with amino-acid sequence MSRSRSSWLSVPAGLLLIIPFVALACSTAWGNLHLAYGDWTAVGVSLGLSSLSTALIVCLGTPLALWLARTSSRARTGVEALVLVSLLTPPLAMGILLVTAYGPYGTLGTGLASLGVTLTNNIPAFVLAQLYGGMAYYVLCARSAFGAVPPSIEEAARGLGCSPLQVFWRVTLAVVRRELASALAIVWVRVIGEFGIVMVFAYFPQGIPVKLFVNLQNEGVDAVYALVWLLLVVTLPFPLWCLAVGQRGGVWRGEGVR; translated from the coding sequence TTGAGCCGCTCGCGTTCGTCATGGCTGAGCGTGCCAGCGGGGCTGTTGCTGATTATCCCGTTCGTTGCACTGGCCTGTTCCACCGCCTGGGGTAACTTGCACCTGGCCTATGGTGATTGGACGGCTGTGGGTGTTTCGCTAGGGCTCAGCAGCCTGTCCACGGCACTGATCGTGTGCCTGGGCACGCCGTTGGCGCTGTGGCTTGCACGCACGTCATCGCGTGCCCGCACAGGCGTCGAGGCGTTGGTGTTGGTTTCGTTGCTGACGCCGCCGCTGGCCATGGGCATCTTGCTGGTGACCGCTTATGGTCCTTACGGCACGTTGGGCACAGGGCTGGCCAGCCTGGGCGTGACGCTTACCAACAACATCCCGGCCTTCGTGTTGGCGCAGTTGTATGGCGGCATGGCGTACTACGTGCTTTGCGCGCGCTCGGCGTTTGGCGCCGTGCCGCCGTCTATCGAGGAAGCTGCCAGGGGCCTGGGCTGCTCGCCCCTGCAGGTGTTCTGGCGGGTCACGCTGGCGGTGGTACGGCGTGAGTTGGCCAGTGCGCTGGCGATCGTGTGGGTGCGGGTGATCGGTGAGTTCGGCATCGTCATGGTCTTTGCCTATTTCCCCCAGGGCATTCCCGTGAAGCTGTTCGTCAACTTGCAAAACGAGGGGGTCGACGCGGTGTATGCCCTGGTGTGGTTGCTGCTGGTGGTGACCTTGCCGTTCCCGCTGTGGTGTTTGGCGGTGGGCCAGCGGGGGGGTGTCTGGCGGGGTGAGGGGGTGCGATAA
- a CDS encoding NIPSNAP family protein: protein MVTCYLKYVLDAYKLKEFEHYATLWIPLVEKFGGQHHGYFLPSEGANNIALAMFTFPSLAEYERYRQQSLNDAQCLEAFKYAEDTKCILSYERTFFRPVFGDQSAAK from the coding sequence ATGGTCACCTGTTACCTAAAATACGTGCTGGACGCCTACAAGCTCAAGGAATTCGAACACTACGCCACGCTATGGATCCCCCTGGTGGAGAAATTCGGCGGCCAGCATCACGGCTACTTCCTGCCTTCCGAGGGCGCCAATAACATCGCCCTGGCGATGTTCACCTTCCCAAGCCTTGCCGAATACGAACGCTACCGCCAGCAGTCCTTGAACGATGCCCAGTGCCTCGAGGCCTTCAAGTATGCCGAGGACACGAAATGCATCCTCAGCTACGAACGCACGTTTTTCAGGCCGGTGTTTGGCGATCAGAGCGCCGCAAAGTAA
- a CDS encoding extracellular solute-binding protein, which translates to MFNKSCAGVLSGLVLSLAMSAQADDTIHVTYAGSMGVVMDKALGPTFAAREHLTYQGQGEGAYGLARMLASKKVVADVFVSITPGPIDILKQAGLVDQAVPVASTRMVIAYNPKSPFAPALAASQASDAKQPWWQVLQTPGLRFGRTDAATDPQGQNIIFAVKLAEKYYQQPGLADRVLGEVQNPRQVFGEGGLLTRLEAGQVDAASGYESATISAKLPYIVLPDEINLSNPAFAMAWYDTVSLTLPGKDGQPQTLKPQPLVFYAAVLKNAPNAAQAKAFVAYLQSPVGQQLFEANGYGKPKGGAL; encoded by the coding sequence ATGTTCAATAAAAGCTGTGCAGGGGTATTGAGTGGCCTGGTGTTATCCCTGGCGATGTCGGCGCAGGCCGACGACACGATTCACGTGACCTACGCAGGCTCCATGGGCGTGGTAATGGACAAGGCGCTGGGCCCGACGTTCGCCGCACGTGAGCACCTGACTTATCAGGGGCAGGGCGAGGGCGCGTACGGGTTGGCGCGCATGCTGGCCTCGAAAAAAGTCGTGGCCGATGTGTTCGTCTCCATCACCCCAGGGCCGATCGACATCCTCAAACAGGCCGGCCTGGTCGACCAGGCCGTGCCGGTCGCCAGCACCCGCATGGTGATCGCCTATAACCCCAAGAGCCCGTTCGCCCCAGCTCTGGCGGCCAGCCAGGCCAGTGATGCCAAGCAGCCCTGGTGGCAAGTGCTGCAAACGCCCGGCCTGCGGTTTGGCCGCACCGATGCGGCCACCGACCCGCAGGGCCAGAACATCATATTTGCGGTCAAGCTGGCGGAGAAGTACTACCAGCAACCCGGACTTGCCGATCGGGTATTAGGCGAGGTCCAGAACCCCCGGCAAGTGTTTGGCGAAGGCGGCCTGCTGACGCGCCTGGAGGCGGGGCAAGTCGACGCGGCATCGGGCTACGAGAGCGCGACGATATCGGCAAAGCTGCCGTATATCGTGCTGCCGGATGAGATCAACCTGAGCAACCCGGCATTTGCCATGGCCTGGTATGACACCGTCAGCCTGACCTTGCCCGGCAAGGATGGCCAGCCGCAAACCCTCAAGCCGCAGCCGCTGGTGTTCTACGCCGCCGTGCTTAAAAACGCCCCGAACGCCGCGCAAGCCAAAGCCTTTGTCGCCTACCTGCAGTCCCCAGTTGGGCAGCAGTTGTTCGAAGCCAATGGCTACGGCAAACCCAAGGGCGGGGCGCTGTGA